In a genomic window of Helianthus annuus cultivar XRQ/B chromosome 10, HanXRQr2.0-SUNRISE, whole genome shotgun sequence:
- the LOC110883501 gene encoding protein FAR1-RELATED SEQUENCE 2-like: protein MECGFSVRKGTTKTNSKGVLHIKYYLCTRSGLYKDKKVYKFVEEHNHELVERPDKHFLPTERHLTQLQKHVIHSMSKLNLGPIKAFNVMKTCFGGFEDMGASKVEFKNYKRCSMVFVPFTGIDNHHCNVKFGATLLASETADTYIWLLRVFLKAVGSQPKVVVTDQDPTMKKVGVRLCNSTNFKERICGVVWTDILTPVEFESEWEAVIA from the exons ATGGAGTGTGGGTTTTCAGTCAGGAAAGGGACTACAAAGACAAACTCTAAAGGTGTCTTACATATTAAGTATTACTTGTGTACGAGATCTGGTTTATACAAGGACAAGAAG GTGTATAAGTTTGTCGAGGAGCACAATCATGAACTTGTTGAACGTCCCGATAAGCATTTTCTTCCAACTGAACGACACCTCACACAGCTCCAGAAGCATGTTATACACAGCATGTCTAAGCTGAATTTGGGTCCCATCAAggcgtttaatgttatgaagactTGTTTTGGCGGTTTTGAAGACATGGGTGCAAGTAAAGTTGAATTTAAGAACTATAAGAG ATGCTCTATGGTGTTTGTACCATTCACTGGTATAGACAATCATCACTGCAATGTTAAATTTGGTGCAACATTATTGGCGTCGGAAACTGCTGACACGTATATTTGGTTGTTGAGAGTTTTTCTAAAAGCTGTTGGTtctcaaccaaaagttgttgtcactGACCAAGATCCAACAATGAAGAAG GTTGGTGTTAGGCTATGCAATTCCACCAATTTTAAAGAACGTATTTGTGGTGTTGTGTGGACGGATATTCTCACACCTGTAGAGTTTGAATCAGAATGGGAAGCGGTTATCGCATAG